From Roseateles sp. SL47:
GCCGGGGCGATGAGCCGCGCCCCGCCCGGCGACGCCGTTGAAGGCTCAGAGCTGGCGGATGTTGGCCGCCTGCAGGCCCTTCGGGCCTTCCTTGACTTCAAATTCAACGGTAGCGCCTTCTGCCAGCGTGCGGAAGCCGCCGTTGTTGCGGATTTCGCTATGGTGGGCGAAGAGGTCCTTCGTGCCATCGGCCGGGGTGATGAAACCAAAGCCCTTGCCGTCGTCGAACCACTTCACGGTGCCGGTTTGAGTCGCCTTGCCGTCGTCGAACCGCTTCACGGTGCCGGATTGAGTCGTCATGATGTTTCCTTTATTGATTTGGAATGGATGGGAACACTCCGCCGCGCCACCTGGCGGTAGCGGAGACAGACACACTCAAGAGCAATCAGCAGGGGGTGAAGCTGTAGCGAGCCGCTCGCGAAGGAGCCAGTGAAGGCTCGGCGGGGCTGCAGATAAGACCTTGGAAGAACGGTCTTGTGCGAATCTATGCCCCCGAATGTATCACAGGTACGGGGGGCCAATGACAAAGAGAAAGGCCCACCCTTGCAAGTTGCAGGGGTGAGCCTGAAGGGACGGGCGTCAGCCAGCTAGGGCTGACGCCGGATGCGCAGGGCTTACAGCGCGATTTCGCCGCCGTCCTTTTTGGTGATCACCACCGTGGCGGAGCGCGGACGCTTCTTCACAGTGGCATCGGCCTGGTTGGCCGGCCAGTAGCTGCCGAAGGTGGCTGCCGCCCAGTCCGGGGTGGTGTCTTCACCGGGATGCTGCACGTTGAAGAACAGCGTCTTGTTGTCCGGCGTCATTGCAATGCCGGTGATTTCGCATTCCTTCGGGCCGACCAGGAAGCGGCGCACGGTATCCGCCGTCGCATTCGCGCCCTTGATGGTGCTGGTGCCGCCGGCCGCGGTCGCCACGCCACCATCACCCACCTTGCCAGGCACAGCGGCCAGCATCATGCAGTTGGTGACGTCGGTATAGGCGCCGTCATCGGTCTGGATCCACAACATGCCGCGCTTGTCGAAGTACAGACCGTCCGGGCTGGAGAAGTCGTTGACATCGGTCAGGCCGGACAGGTTCACGTCGGAGGCGGCGTCGGCCTGCGCGCCGAAGAGGTAGATGTCCCAATTCAGCTTGGTCACGTCCGTGCCGTTTTCGCGCCAGCGGATGATGTGGCCGTTGGGGTTGCCCTTCTGCGAGGTCGTACCCTTCAGGTCTTCGTAATAGCGCGGGTTGGCGGCATCCGGCTTGAGCTGGCTGCCGGTCGGGGTGGCGGTGTTGGCCACCCGGTTGCTGTTGTTGGTCAAGGTCATGTAGACCTCGCGGGTGGAGGGATGCACGGCGCCCCATTCCGGACGGTCCATCTTGGTCGCGCCCAGCTTGTCGGCGGCCAGACGGGCATTGATCAGCACATCGCCCTGGTCTGCAAACGGATAGGCCGTGTTGGTCGCATCCAGGCCGTTCTTGCCGTAGGTCAGCTCCAGCCACTCGCCGCTGCCGTCTGCATTGAAGCGGGCCACATACAAGGTGCCCTCGTCCAGGTATTTGGCACCGGCGGCCATGCCCTTGCCCACATCGGCGGCATCCCACAGGGCCTTGGACACGAACTTGTAGATGTATTCGTTGCGCGAGTCGTCGCCCATGTACATGACGATCGGCTGGCCGACCACGGCCGGTGCGGGCCATGCGCCTTCATGGTTGAAACGGCCCAGGGCGGTGCGCTTGGCCGGTGTGGAAGACGGTGCAAACGGATCGATTTCCACCACCCAGCCAAAGGTGTTGATGGTGTTGCGATAGTCGTCAGCGGTGGTGGCGCCGGTCACCGAGGAGTTCCAGCGTGCATACAGGTCGGCCGTGCCGGCCGTGTCCCACAGATAGGGGCTCTTGCGGTTCTGCGGCAGGCCGTAGCGGTTCAGGCTGGTGATGTCCTTGGCACTGCGCAGGGCATCATCACCGGCAGCACGGCCGATGACGTTGAGGTAGTTCTCTTCGCAAGTCAGGTAGGTGCCCCAGGGTGTGTAGCCGTTGGCGCAGTTGTTGTTGGTGCCCCGGGTCTGTTGGCCGGCGGCATTGAACTTGGTGGCCAGCAGCGCATGGCCACGGGCCGGACCTGTGAGGTCCATCGTGGTGGCGGAGGTCACGCGACGGTTGTAGCTGGAGCCGCGCACCATCGACACCACACCGTTCGTCCGCTTCACCTCCACGATGCTGACGCCATGGGCGTAGATTTCCTTTTCCACTTCGGTGGCGTTGCGGGCGGTGCCGGCCGCGCGGCCAGCCGGGTGCAACACATAAGGGGCCACCACGTATTCGTGGTTGACGGCCAGCAGCCCACGGTCCGAACGGTCAGCCTGGAAGGTGCCCGTGTCGGACAGGCCGAAGTAGTACATGCCGTCATGGCCATCACCGATGCGGCGGTTGTAGGAGTCGGCCGTTTCGCTGCCGTCGTCCTTCCAGGACTCGTCGCCGTAGTGCAGGGGGTCGCCCAGCGCATGCAGGATGCTGACGTTGTAGCCGTCGGCCACGGTCACCAGATCGTTCTTGTTCTTGGCGACGGCGGTGAAGCCAAGCTTGGGCGGCGTGGCGGGCGACGGTGCCGGTGCGGCCGGATCGGTATCGGAACCACCGTCTCCACCACAGGCGCTCAGCACGGAGGTCCCCAGCAGCGCGGCAGCCGTCGTGCTGATGCCGCCCTTCAGTGCCACACGACGGCTCAGGCGAGCCGTCAGGATGTCGTCGAACGACGGATTGGAGGACGTGTTGACGACAGCGTCTTCGTCGTACTCATTCGGGGCTGGGCAAATACCGGGCTGCATGCTCATGTGAAGTCTCCGCAAAGGACTATTTCCAAGCGGCGCAGTCTCGAAAGACTTCATGAACTGGCCGTGACAACGGCTCATTCGGACCATCGGTTTCCCCGCAAACCTGCTTCGGCAAAACCGAAGTCACTCGATCAGGGGACGCGCGGATCGATCGTCAGCGGGCCGGATGGGCGGACCGACAAGCGGTCATGACGACGCGGAAGGCGCCGCAGTCGCCACCGCAACAGCCCGGTCACGAAGAGCGCGGCCGGGAACAGGCCCGTCAGCGCCACCAACGCTCGCAGAGGCCCGCCGCCGACCGAGGCATCGTGCAGGGGATGCAGCCAGTTGTTGACCACGTTGGAGGCCCCGAACCGCTCGCGGTCCTGCACTGCGAGCACGGCGCCCGTGGCGGGGTGTACCCAGACATAGCTGTGAGGAAAACGGCGACTGGGGTCGCCGGGCTGCTGCACCCGCACCATGTAAGCGCCCCGCCCTGGCCCCGGTGCTTCCATCCAGGCCAGCCGCGCCTGCGGCATGACACGGTGCGCCGCCTGCAGCGCCTGCGCCAGCGGGATGGGCGGCTGCGCTGCCCCAACCACCGGAGGCGGCACCACGCGGGACACCGGCCCGACCGTGGCCACCAACAGCGCATTGCTGGGCTGGGGAAGCGCCAGCATCACCCCAGTCACCGTGAGCATCAGCAGCAATGGCAGCGAGACCAGCCCTGCCCACTTGTGCAGATCGTGGAGGCGGCGCACGGCCGCGGCGCCCCGCTTGAAATGCAGCGCGGGCCGGAAGCGGCCCTTGGGCCACCAGGCCCACAAGCCGGACAACAGCAACAGCAGCAGGACCAGGCCGGCCCCGCCCACCACGGTCTGGCCGGTCTCGCCAGCAAGCAGGGCCATGTGCAGGTCATAGAGCCAGGTCATTGCATAGGTGCCCCACTCTGCTTCACGCAGCACCTGGCGGCCGTCCGGTGACAGCCAGACCATGACCATCCGGTCGGTGTGCTCATGCCGCAAGGGCAGATACCGGGCGGGGATGGGGCCGGCGCCATCGGTCGCCTCGAAGCGCCACGCCCCTTGGCGCTCCGGCCATCGACCCCGAACGGTGGCCAGGGCCCGGTCCCAGACCGGGTCGGTCCAGCCAGGGCCGGGACCGGCAGACCGCGAGCGGACCTCAGGGTGCAGCCAGCCATCGATGTCCTGGTAGAAGACAAGTGCGGAGCCAGTGAGCCCGAGCAAGACCAGCAGCGCGCCCAGACTCAGTCCCAGCCAAAGATGAAGCTGGCGAACCCACCCGCGCAGCGACACGACCCGTGCGCGCTTGCCCGACTCGACTGTCAGCGGAGCATGCATGAAACATCCTGTGAAGTACCAGCAGGCACCCGCCGGGACCGATCACGTGCGGCCAGCAGCAGCGACCATGTGCTTGGCTGCGCTGTTGGTGTCGTGACCCCGGCCTGGCGGGTGAGAAGGAACCGCCGTGCATGCACGGCATCGTCCGACCTTGTCAGACCTTGTCAGACCTTCACAGGCGGGGCACGGGCGAGCGGCGCCGCCCAGGCGAACAGCGGGCGCGGAGACTGGAGAAAGCGCTGCGGCACTTCAAAACGCAATGCCAACGCCGGCATCCATGGGAGCAAGGACGCGGGTAGCGCAGGCGCCCCGTGGTGCAGCGCGCAATAGGGGCACTTCATGGAAGGCGCGTCTGGCGCGGATGTGTCAGGGTCCGCATTGGCCAGGTGGCCGGAGAGCATCAGCACCGTGGCGCCGGTGGCCGAGCAGATCTCCGCCAGACCGCCGGCCTTTGGTGACGCCATGGCCTGGGACAGGGACGGCAGCAACCCACCCAGCAGGATCGTGACGGACACGAGCCATGCAAGTCGGGTGAAGAAGGGCCGCCGGGCAGTCATGCGCGGCATTGTAGGCAGCGCCCTGCCCCGGCCACGGCATCCGCGCATGGACAAATTGTCCTGGTCGATGGCTCAGGGGGACGACAGTGCCCGTCGCGAAGGGGCTGCGGGCCGTATGCGCCATCCGCCCGGCTCCAGCGAGCTACCGCGCAGAGGCCCGCCCCGATCGACGCCGGCCATGCCCCCACAGCATCAATGCACCCAGGGCCAGCACCACCACGCCCACCATCGCGCCGGCCTTCACATACACCAGGCTGGACCACAGCACATAAGCGCTGCACCCACTGAAAACGATCGGCAGCCATGGATACAGCGGCACATGGAAGGGGCGCGGCCGGTCCGGCTCCCGGCGGCGCAGCACAATCACGGCCATTCCGCTGAGCGTGATGAAAAACCAGTAGACCGGCGAGAGGTAGTCCACCATGGTGGAGAACCCGCCCCGCGTGATGGCGCCAAAGGCGACCAGCAGCAGCGCCACTGCACTGGTGGCCAGCACCGCCACACTGGGTGTACCTCGACGCGCATTCCAGCGGGCCAGCCGCCATTCGGACGCCAAATCCCGGGCGGCGGCATAGGTGGTACGGGGCCCGGCGATCAGGATGGCATTCATCACCGACAAGGCGGTGAGCGTCACCACCCCCACCATCACCAGTTCTGCCCCACGACCAAACGCCACCCGCATCAACTCAGCCGCAGGCGCCGGGCTGGCCGCCAGGCCGGACAAGCCCAGCACCCGCACGTACGCCCAGTTGGCCAGCAGATACAGGCCCATCACCAGCCCCAGGCCCAGCAGCAGCGCCCGCACGATGCCGCGCCGCTCGTCCTTCATTTCGGCAGAAAGCGTGGCGGCATCGCTCCAGCCGCCATAAGCCAGGAACACAAACACCATGGCCATGCCCCAGTCCGGCACGGCCGCACCGGTGTGCGGCAAG
This genomic window contains:
- a CDS encoding cold-shock protein, which encodes MTTQSGTVKRFDDGKATQTGTVKWFDDGKGFGFITPADGTKDLFAHHSEIRNNGGFRTLAEGATVEFEVKEGPKGLQAANIRQL
- a CDS encoding PhoX family protein; translation: MSMQPGICPAPNEYDEDAVVNTSSNPSFDDILTARLSRRVALKGGISTTAAALLGTSVLSACGGDGGSDTDPAAPAPSPATPPKLGFTAVAKNKNDLVTVADGYNVSILHALGDPLHYGDESWKDDGSETADSYNRRIGDGHDGMYYFGLSDTGTFQADRSDRGLLAVNHEYVVAPYVLHPAGRAAGTARNATEVEKEIYAHGVSIVEVKRTNGVVSMVRGSSYNRRVTSATTMDLTGPARGHALLATKFNAAGQQTRGTNNNCANGYTPWGTYLTCEENYLNVIGRAAGDDALRSAKDITSLNRYGLPQNRKSPYLWDTAGTADLYARWNSSVTGATTADDYRNTINTFGWVVEIDPFAPSSTPAKRTALGRFNHEGAWPAPAVVGQPIVMYMGDDSRNEYIYKFVSKALWDAADVGKGMAAGAKYLDEGTLYVARFNADGSGEWLELTYGKNGLDATNTAYPFADQGDVLINARLAADKLGATKMDRPEWGAVHPSTREVYMTLTNNSNRVANTATPTGSQLKPDAANPRYYEDLKGTTSQKGNPNGHIIRWRENGTDVTKLNWDIYLFGAQADAASDVNLSGLTDVNDFSSPDGLYFDKRGMLWIQTDDGAYTDVTNCMMLAAVPGKVGDGGVATAAGGTSTIKGANATADTVRRFLVGPKECEITGIAMTPDNKTLFFNVQHPGEDTTPDWAAATFGSYWPANQADATVKKRPRSATVVITKKDGGEIAL
- a CDS encoding PepSY-associated TM helix domain-containing protein — translated: MHAPLTVESGKRARVVSLRGWVRQLHLWLGLSLGALLVLLGLTGSALVFYQDIDGWLHPEVRSRSAGPGPGWTDPVWDRALATVRGRWPERQGAWRFEATDGAGPIPARYLPLRHEHTDRMVMVWLSPDGRQVLREAEWGTYAMTWLYDLHMALLAGETGQTVVGGAGLVLLLLLLSGLWAWWPKGRFRPALHFKRGAAAVRRLHDLHKWAGLVSLPLLLMLTVTGVMLALPQPSNALLVATVGPVSRVVPPPVVGAAQPPIPLAQALQAAHRVMPQARLAWMEAPGPGRGAYMVRVQQPGDPSRRFPHSYVWVHPATGAVLAVQDRERFGASNVVNNWLHPLHDASVGGGPLRALVALTGLFPAALFVTGLLRWRLRRLPRRHDRLSVRPSGPLTIDPRVP
- a CDS encoding DUF2946 domain-containing protein, which translates into the protein MSVTILLGGLLPSLSQAMASPKAGGLAEICSATGATVLMLSGHLANADPDTSAPDAPSMKCPYCALHHGAPALPASLLPWMPALALRFEVPQRFLQSPRPLFAWAAPLARAPPVKV
- a CDS encoding APC family permease yields the protein MTAPDPAAVKSSAPAERTAAQTAAPVSTDPASVLQESARSERSGQPQRILDVKHAVALCVGMVVGAGIFKTSPMVAQALSTPGELYLAWALGGLLSVIGGLCFAELAAAFPDAGGDYHFLRRAYGHRLGFLFAWSRFAVIHTGSMALLGFVFGDYLAQVVDLSAWLGPFASAWMAAGLIVLLTGLNLLGVQVGLGTQLGLTSLVLAGLLLLGLGAGAQQWHGHAPALPHTGAAVPDWGMAMVFVFLAYGGWSDAATLSAEMKDERRGIVRALLLGLGLVMGLYLLANWAYVRVLGLSGLAASPAPAAELMRVAFGRGAELVMVGVVTLTALSVMNAILIAGPRTTYAAARDLASEWRLARWNARRGTPSVAVLATSAVALLLVAFGAITRGGFSTMVDYLSPVYWFFITLSGMAVIVLRRREPDRPRPFHVPLYPWLPIVFSGCSAYVLWSSLVYVKAGAMVGVVVLALGALMLWGHGRRRSGRASAR